The Alysiella filiformis sequence TTTATTCATTCTTCGCCATTTGGGGTTAATCAAACATGACTTATCCGATTCGCAAATTTGATGCCGTAGTAGTCGGCGCAGGTGGCGCAGGTTTACGCGCAGCCTTACAATTATCACAAGCAGGCGTGAACACCGCCGTATTGTCCAAAGTGTTCCCCACCCGTTCACACACCGTAGCCGCACAAGGTGGCGTATCCGCCTCATTGGGCAATGTGCAAGAAGACAACTGGCACTGGCACATGTACGACACCGTAAAAGGTTCAGACTGGCTGGGCGACCAAGATGCCATTGAATTCATGTGCAAAAATGCCGTAGATGCCGTGGTGGAATTGGAACACATGGGCATGCCCTTTGACCGCGTAGAAAGCGGCAAAATCTACCAACGCCCCTTCGGTGGACACACCGCCGAATACGGCAAACGCGCCGTAGAACGCGCTTGTGCCGTTGCCGACCGCACAGGTCATGCCATGTTGCACACCTTGTATCAACAAAACGTCCGCGCTGGCACCAATTTCTTTGTAGAATGGACAGCTTTGGACTTAATCCGCGATGACAATGGCGATGTAGTGGGCGTTACCGCCATGGAAATGGAAAGTGGCGATGTGTACATTTTCCACGCCAAAGCCGTGTTGTTTGCCACAGGCGGTGGCGGTCGCATTTACGCTTCATCTACCAACGCGTTTATGAACACAGGCGATGGCTTGGGCATTTGCGCCCGTGCTGGCATTCCATTGGAAGACATGGAATTTTGGCAATTCCACCCCACAGGCGTGGCAGGTGCTGGCGTGTTGATTACCGAAGGTGTACGCGGTGAAGGCGGCATTTTGTTGAACGCGCAAGGTGAACGCTTTATGGAACGCTATGCCCCAACCGTGAAAGATTTGGCTTCACGCGATGTGGTTTCACGCGCCATGGCGATGGAAATTTACGAAGGTCGCGGTTGCGGCCCCAACAAAGACCATGTGTTGTTGAAAATTGACCACATTGGCGCAGACAAAATCATGAATAAATTACCGGGTATTCGTGAAATTTCCATTCAGTTTGCTGGCGTGGACCCCATTAAAGACCCAATCCCTGTTGTACCTACCACACACTACATGATGGGTGGCATTCCCACCAATTATTTGGGCGAAGTGGTTGTGCCAGAAGGCGACAATCCCGAAAAAGTGGTTAAAGGCTTGTATGCCGCAGGCGAATGTGCTTGCGCGTCCGTGCATGGCGCAAACCGCTTGGGTACCAACTCTTTGTTGGACTTGGTGGTTTTCGGTAAATCGGCTGGTGACAGCATGGTTAAATTTGTTAAAGAAACCGATTTCAAAACCCTGCCTGAAAACGCAGGCGCATTCACACAACAACGTCTTGACCGTTTGAACAACCAAACAGGTGGTGAAAACGTGGACGCTTTACGCAATGAATTGCAACGCACCATTCAATTACACGCTGGCGTGTTCCGCACAGACGCGATTTTGAAAGAAGGCGTGGACAAGGTATTGGCTTTGGTGGAACGCGCCAAACGCACCGAAATTGGCGACAAAAGCCAAGTTTGGAACACCGCACGCATTGAGGCATTGGAATTGGACAACTTGATGGAAGTGGCAAAAGCCACCATCATCTCTGCCGAAGCCCGCAAAGAATCACGTGGTGCACACGCTTCCGATGACCACCCCGACCGCGATGACGTAAATTGGATGAAACACACGTTGTTCTATTCTGCCGACAACCGTTTGGAATACAAACCCGTACACACCAAACCTTTGACCGTTGAATACATTGAACCTGCAAAACGTGTTTACTAAACAATAATTTGCTTTTCAGGCAGCCTGAAAAATTTGGGATACCGTAGGGTGCAACTGCTTGCACCAAATCAGAAAATATGGTGTTTCAAGATGCACCCTATGCCCACAAAAATGACGTTCAGGCAGCCTGAAAATCCAAAAGGAACAAAACCATTATGGAAAAAATCCGCGTACAAGTGTACCGCTACAATCCCGACAAAGATGCCAAGCCGTACATGCAAGATTATGAATTGGAAATTTTGCCCACAGACGTTAAATTATTGGACGCATTGGTTAAATTGAAAGCGCAAGACGACACCTTGTCATTCCGCCGCTCTTGCCGCGAAGGGATTTGCGGTTCAGACGGCATGAACATCAACGGCAAAAACGGCTTGGCGTGTTTAACCGACATTCGCAGCCTGAAACAACCCATCGTGTTGCGCCCCTTACCTGGTTTGCCCGTTATCCGCGATTTGATTGTGGACATGACGCAATTTTTCAAACAATATCACAGCATTAAGCCTTATGTGGTAAACGACACCGCCAAACCCGAACGCGAACGCTTGCAAAGCCAAGAAGACCGCGCCGAATTGGACGGTTTGTATGAGTG is a genomic window containing:
- the sdhA gene encoding succinate dehydrogenase flavoprotein subunit — translated: MTYPIRKFDAVVVGAGGAGLRAALQLSQAGVNTAVLSKVFPTRSHTVAAQGGVSASLGNVQEDNWHWHMYDTVKGSDWLGDQDAIEFMCKNAVDAVVELEHMGMPFDRVESGKIYQRPFGGHTAEYGKRAVERACAVADRTGHAMLHTLYQQNVRAGTNFFVEWTALDLIRDDNGDVVGVTAMEMESGDVYIFHAKAVLFATGGGGRIYASSTNAFMNTGDGLGICARAGIPLEDMEFWQFHPTGVAGAGVLITEGVRGEGGILLNAQGERFMERYAPTVKDLASRDVVSRAMAMEIYEGRGCGPNKDHVLLKIDHIGADKIMNKLPGIREISIQFAGVDPIKDPIPVVPTTHYMMGGIPTNYLGEVVVPEGDNPEKVVKGLYAAGECACASVHGANRLGTNSLLDLVVFGKSAGDSMVKFVKETDFKTLPENAGAFTQQRLDRLNNQTGGENVDALRNELQRTIQLHAGVFRTDAILKEGVDKVLALVERAKRTEIGDKSQVWNTARIEALELDNLMEVAKATIISAEARKESRGAHASDDHPDRDDVNWMKHTLFYSADNRLEYKPVHTKPLTVEYIEPAKRVY
- a CDS encoding succinate dehydrogenase iron-sulfur subunit, which gives rise to MEKIRVQVYRYNPDKDAKPYMQDYELEILPTDVKLLDALVKLKAQDDTLSFRRSCREGICGSDGMNINGKNGLACLTDIRSLKQPIVLRPLPGLPVIRDLIVDMTQFFKQYHSIKPYVVNDTAKPERERLQSQEDRAELDGLYECILCACCSTACPSFWWNPDKFVGPSGLLNAYRFIADSRDTITNERLDNLNDPYRLFRCHTIMNCVDVCPKHLNPTRAIGKIKEIMLERAV